CGCGAGGCGGTGAGCTTTTTCGGCGACGAGGCGGACGCCAGAGTCTGGCTCAAGACCTCGCTGCCCGCCCTGGGAGCTACGCCGCTCAGCCTGCTCGACACCGACCCTGGGGCGGAGGCGGTGAGCGTCTTGCTCAGGCAGCTTGCCTGGGGTCTCTATCCTTGATCACCGCCTGGCGGCTGACGAGGGACCTCTACCAGGACCAAGCGATGACGGGAAACGGCGGGCTCTTCGCGCCGGGCCGCTGGCACGCGCAGGGGAGGCGCATCGTCTACAGCTCGAGCAGTCTGGCGCTCGCCACGCTCGAGCTCTTCGTCAACCTGCAGAACAAAGCGCAGCTCGCGCACTACGTCAAAAGCCGCATCCGGATCCCGGAGTCGCTGGTCGGGGCGCTGGACCATGAAGCGCTCGAGGCTTTCACAAAAGGTCCTGAGCGCTTCGACAGCCGCGCTTACGGGGACCGCTGGCTGAGAGACGGGCGGAGCTGCGTGCTCGAGGTTCCCAGCCGGGTAGTGATGGAGGAGTCGAACTACCTGATCAACCCCTTGCACCCGGCGTTCGCTGAGATCACGGCGACTACCGAGCCCTACCGGGTGGACCTGCGCTTGCTAGCCTGATACCTGTGAACGCTCAGCCTAT
This portion of the Deinococcota bacterium genome encodes:
- a CDS encoding RES family NAD+ phosphorylase yields the protein MITAWRLTRDLYQDQAMTGNGGLFAPGRWHAQGRRIVYSSSSLALATLELFVNLQNKAQLAHYVKSRIRIPESLVGALDHEALEAFTKGPERFDSRAYGDRWLRDGRSCVLEVPSRVVMEESNYLINPLHPAFAEITATTEPYRVDLRLLA